The stretch of DNA ACGGGCCCGTGCTTGGCCACGATCTTTGANTCTGAATCGATAAAATCCACNCCTAACACGCGGGCAAGCTCGGCACCTATCACCGACTTGCCCACGGCCATGGGGCCAATCATGACAATGGGCTTNNCAGGGCGTGAAGTCCGGCGCCCCACCGGATCCTTGCCCGCTGTCATCAGTGCCTCTGAGTATCCAGATTGGCGGGAATTCCCGCCAAGTAGCTATCCATATTGCGTTTGGTTTCGGCGATGGAGTCCCCACCAAACTTCTCCACAAGAGCTTCGGCCAGCACCAGTGCCGTCATGGCTTCTGCCACCACGCCAGCAGCTGGTACGGCACACACATCTGAACGCTGATGGTGGGCCTTGGCGGCTTCACCGGTGGCCACATCAATGGTCTTCAAGGCGCGCGGCACGGTGGCGATAGGCTTCATCGCTGCACGCACACGCAGCACATCCCCAATGCTCATGCCACCTTCAATGCCTCCGGCACGGTTAGAGGTACGGATGATGCGGCCGTCGGCGTCGCGCACAATTTCATCATGCGCTGCTGAACCACGGCGGGCTGCAGTGGCGAAACCATCACCGACTTCAACACCCTTGATAGCTTGGATACCCATGAGGGCACCGGCCAGGCGGGAGTCAAGACGGCGGTCCCAATGGACGTAGCTGCCAAGTCCTGGGGGCAGGTTGTAGGCCAGCACCTCGACGACGCCACCTAGAGTTTCACCCTGCTTCTGTGCCACATCAACTTCAGCAACCATGGCAGCGGAGGTTTGCGCATCAAAGCAACGCAGCGGATCGGCGTCCAGGGCAGCAACGTCTGTGAACTCAGGCAGTGCAGCGCTCTCAGGGGAAGCGACACCGGCGATCTGTACTGTGTGGCTGACCAGCTGAACACCAACCGCGGCCAGCATTTGTGCAGCCACCACACCGAGGGCAACCCGGGTGGCTGTTTCGCGGGCACTGGCACGCTCCAGGACAGGCCGGGCCTCGGTAAAGGCGTACTTCTGCATGCCGGTGAAATCGGCGTGGCCGGGGCGCGGACGTGTCAAGGGTGCGTTGCGGGCCTGGTTTGCCAGCTCAGCCTCATCCACGGGGTCCGCAGACATGATCGCCTCCCACTTGGGCCATTCAGAATTGGCGATCTGGATGGCGACGGGGCCACCTTGNNTCAGACCGTGGCGGACACCACCTAAGATGGTCACCACGTCCTGTTCAAACTTCATCCGGGCGCCGCGGCCATAGCCCAGGCGGCGACGAGCCAGGGCGTCCTGAATGTGGGCGCTCGTAAGCTCCACACCGGCAGGTACGCCTTCAATAATTCCCACGAGTGCCGGGCCATGTGATTCTCCGGCGGTCAACCAACGCAACATACTCTCTATCCTGCCATGTTCTGTTCGTGGGGTTNCCGCCTACGTACGCCAAGTGCGTCGCACATCACATTGATGACGTCCCCTTCTTTGTCTGTTGCCAGCGTGCCGTAACCTCCGGCGGCCGTAAACAGTTTGACTTGTTCCACACCTTGGTACAGCAGCATTTCAATCCCTGCCACGACGGTTCNCCCGCGCGCTTNCCAGGCTTGGCCCAGTGCACTGGGCCAGGNGTCGTAGGCCACATCGAGCAACAGTGCCCCGTCAAGTTCGCCGCCTTGCCCGGCCAGGGTCTGGGCAAGTGCGTCAGCGCCATGGGGTGGCAGCGTGGAAATGACGACGTCGAAACTTGCCAAAGCTTGGTCCGCACCTACAAAGGGCTCAAGAGATCTNNCAGTGTGCAACTTAGCTGCCACCTCAAGGGTGCCTGCAGCCTTGGCCGGGTTACGCACATAAACCACAATCTCCTNGGCCGCCATATGCGCCAGCGCGGCGATGGCCGAAACAGCAGTCCCTCCGCCACCGAGGATGGCAGCACGCGGGCGTTCCCNCACCCCGGCGTAACGCAGCGCGTTCACAATGCCAGCAACGTCGGTGTTATCCCCGCGCAGGTGGGTGCTCCCGCCGTCGTTGTTGGGGAGAACGTTGTTGGGGAGAACGTTGTTGGTGACAATGATCGTATTGACCGCACCCAGTGCACGGGCAACAGNGGTCAGCTCATCAAGAAGGTCCACTGCGGCATTTTNTANGGGCATGGTCACGGACAGGCCGTACCAATTACCCTCGGCACGCACCTGGGCTAATAATGCTGGCAGCGCAGCCATTTCTACGTCAATGCTGCGGTAGCTGAAATTGGCACCGAGCACGTCATAGGCGGCATTATGCAGAGCAGGCGATTTGGAGTGCCCAATCGGGTGACCCAAAACCGCCCCTGAAGGGGAGCGTTCACTTACTTGCACTNNCCCGGGTTCGCATCACACCACGCAACATACTTGGCCACGTTAGCCTGGTGTTCGGCAAAGGTGGCTGCGTAGAGCGTTTCGCCTGTCTTTAAGTTAACGGTCACCCAGAAATAGTACGGGTTCGCTTCTGGGTGGGCGGCAGCTTCAATGGCCTTGATACCTGNGGAACCAATAGGCCCCACCGGCAGTCCCGGATTGGCGAAGGTGTTGTACAGGTTCGACTTGTCAGCTTNTTGCGCTGCTGTGATGTTGTAGGTCTTCAGACCCAGCCCATAGGCCACGGTTGCATCCGATTCAAGCCGCCCGCCTGTTTCCCCATTGGGGTTGTTGATGCGGTTCTCAATAGCACCTGAAATCTTGGCGTAGTTCGCCGCGTTGCCCTCAAACTCTATGATGCTGGCAATGGTCAGGACCCGGTACTGCTCAGCGGGATCGGTGATGCCGGTATCACTAAGTGACTTCTTGGTGGCCGTCACCATCTCTGTCAGGATGCCCTGGGCATCAAGCTCAATGGGGAAGCGATACTCCCCGGNGGCCAGGTAACCTTCAAGGTNTTNTGCCTTGGCAGGCAGATCGAATAGTTGCGGCTGCTTTGCCAGCGACTGAAATTCATTGAGCGGAATGCCGGTGCTATCAGCCAAGACAGCGAGCGTGTCACCCTNGCGCAGGTTTTGTGCCACGGCAGCGTAATGAACTTTCTCATCACTGACGGCCANAAGAATAGTGACGGCGTCGGCAGCTTTCATTTGCGTCTTCATAGAAAAGCTTCCCGGCTGCAGAGAACCTGAACCTTTAGAGGCCTTCAACGCATCCAAGAACGCCTGCTCGCTCGCCACCACATCTTGAGATTTCAGTTCACTGGCCACGGTGCGCCCGGTGGCCCCTTCAGGGACCACAACTTGGACGGTGCCTGTGCCCGGACCGGGGTAGTCGGCCACCTGGAAGCCAGCAATCATGGGCTTGGCTGCCTGAACAGCAAAATAAACCACGGCGGCAAACATGATCAAGATGATGAAGAAGACCACGCTGCGACGGCGTTTGCGCACTCGCTTGGAGACCCGGCTTGTTCGCCTGGACGGCAAGGCAACTGTGTAATCCTCCTCGGGGTGGACCTCCTCAGTAGGATCCTGCACAGGGTGGCCCTGATCGTGATATTCGTCGTTCTGGGCGTGCTCGGGGTCCTCCACAGATGGNNGCTGATTCCTGATGTTGCCCATCATGGCCGGGGCATGCCTGGGGCCACGGAAAAGATCGCTCATGGTGCCTGAATCGTTTCTTCGGGCACGCCAGTATGCGTGGAAATGGTGGAAACCTCTTCGTGTTCAGATGTTCCGGCAGTCCCCACAACGCCCGGCTCAGATGTGCGCACGGCCTGGCCAACATTGGCGTTGCGCGCNTTTTGCATGTCGATGGCGTGCTGTAAAATTCCTACAGCTGCCACCTGATCTACTACTTTACGGTGTTCACGGCTACTCATGCCAGCCTCATGCAGCGCTTGGTGAGCGCTGACGGTTGTCAGCCGTTCGTCAATCAGATGGACGCTCACAGCCAATCCGGCGCTCTGCAGGGCTGCTACTAAGATATCTGCATAGCTGCGCGCCATCTCTGCGGAGGACTTTTCCTCACCTTTCATGGTTCTTGGCAGCCCAACGAAGATTTGCACAGCCCCGCGNNTGGCCGCCTCTTTGACAACGACTTTCACATCACTGTTCTTCTTCAGGTCCCTACTCAATGTCTTGACCGGGGTTGCTAAAATACCATCCGGGTCACAAGAGGCCAAACCGACGCGGACCATACCCACATCCACACCCAATTTGACCCCTTGCGGGAAGTTTCGCTCCGACATCGAAACCCTAGGGCCGGTTCTTTACTGCGTCACTGACGGCCGCCAAGGCGCCACCAATGGCGTTGACGTCCGTGCCGCCGCCTTGGGCCATATCGGCCTTACCGCCACCGCCACCGCCTAAGATGCCCGACGCCAGCTTCACCAGGTTCCCCGCCCTAATTCCAGCGTCACGCGCAGCTTCATTAGTGAGAATCAAGATGATCGGGCGGCCATTACTGGCTCCGGCCACGGCAATGGTCGATGCGGCTGCGCCGAGCCGCTCACGCAAGTCAAGAGCCAGGGCTCGCAGGTCATCGGCACTGGCAACCTCACCTGCGTCGTGCGCAATGACACGCACACCATTGGTATCCACTGCAGTACCTGCCAAAGTCGCAGCGACGGCACCGAGCTGTTCCTTACGCAGGCGCTCCAGTTCCTTCTCAGCACTCTTGAGTTTGGCCAGCGTCGCTGCTACACGTTCCTGGAGCAGGTTCGAAGGCACCTTGAGCATGTCGGTGAGCTGGTTAACCAGGGCTCGCTCGGCGGCCAGATGGCGGAACGCGTCCATACCCACAAAAGCTTCAACACGGCGGTTACCCGAGCCCACCGACTGTTCGCCCANAAGGGTCAACGAACCAATATTTGAGGTGCTGGCAACGTGCGTACCACCGCAGAGCTCACGCGACCAGGCGCCGTCGATCTCCACAACACGCACCTCGGCGCCATAGTTCTCGCCAAACAACGCTGTGGCACCGAGCGCCTTGGCAGCGTCCAAGTCCATGACTTTGGTATCTACGCGATAATTGTTGCGAATGGCGATGTTGGCCACTTCTTCGATTTCAGAACGGGTGGCAGTGCTCAGGCCCTCACCCCACGCAAAGTCAAAGCGCAGGTAGCCGGCCTTATTGAAAGAACCCCGCTGCAACGCTTCCGGGCCGAGGATCTGGTGCAGGGCAGCATGGACAATGTGTGTGCCGGTATGTGCTTGCTCGGCTGCGTGGCGGCGCTCACGGTCTACGGCGGCACGCACCAGAGCATCGGCTGGCAGCTCACCTTCGCGCACGATTGCTTGGTGCACGCTCAGTCCCTTGATGGGGCGCTGGACGTCAAGAACTTCAACAACGAATCCGTCGCCGGTGATCAGTCCGGTGTCCGCTGATTGGCCACCTGCCTCGGCATAGAAGGGTGTGGAGTCAAGGATCANGGAAATCTCATCCCCTGTTGAGGCATGAGCTACGGCGGTACCGTTAGAAAGGATGGAGCGTACGCGCCCTTCCCCTTCCAGTTCGGTGTAGCCAGTAAACACCGTTTCACCCTGTGCCAGGAGCGCATGGAAGACGCTCAGATCGGCGTGGCCACTCTNTTTGGCCTTCGCGTCCTTCTGAGCACGCTGGCGTTGTTCGAGCATGAGTGCCCGGAAGCCTGTTTCGTCAACAGCCAGTCCTGCTTCAGCCGCCATTTCTAGCGTCAAATCGATCGGGAAGCCGTAGGTGTCGTGTAGGGCAAAAGCTTCAGACGCGGAGAGATTAGCGTTGGCCGCTTTGGACTCCTTGACCGCTTCTTCCAAGCGCGCGGTGCCACTGGCAATGGTGCGCAAGAAGGAGCGTTCCTCTGCATAGGCAATGCGGGCGATCCTGGCGAAGTCAGTGTCAACCTCGGGGTAGGCGCCCTTCATGGCATCTCTGGAGACGGGCAGCAGGTCAGNGAGCACAGCACTTTCCACGCCCAGCAGACGCATGGAGCGCACGGCACGGCGGATGAGGCGGCGCAGCACGTAACCTCGGCCCTCGTTGGAGGNGGAAACGCCGTCGGAAATCAGCATGAGAGCCGAGCGGATGTGATCGGCCACCACGCGCAGGCGCACATCGTCAATGTGGTGCGGATCGTTAGGGTCTTCAGTGGAGGTGTAGGTCTTACCGGCAATCTCGGCAGCCTTGTCCAGGACGGGACGGACTTGGTCCGTCTCATACATGTTCTCCACTCCCTGGAGAATCATGGCCAGGCGTTCAAGCCCCAAGCCAGTGTCGATGTNTTTCTTAGGCAGCTCGCCCAGAATTTCAAAGTTGTCCTTACCTGTGCCCTCGCCACGTTGGAACTGCATGAACACCAGGTTCCAGATTTCAATATAGCGAGTGTCATCTGCAGCTGGGCCACCATCGATGCCGTACTCCGGGCCACGATCGTNAAAGATTTCCGAACAGGGCCCGGCCGGGCCAGGCTGGCCGGTTGACCAGTAGTTATCAGCCTTGCCCATTTNTTGGATCCGCTCGGGCGGGACGCCGATCTTATCGCGCCAAATCTCCAGTGCCTCCTCGTCGTCGAGGTAGACAGTGACCCACAGTTTCTCTGCGGGGAGACCGTACCCGCCTTGGTCCAGGGTGTNTGTCAGCAGCTCCCAGGCGTAGCTGATGGCGCCTTCTTTGAAGTAATCACCGAAGGAGAAGTTGCCGCACATCTGAAAGAAGGTGCCGTGGCGGACAGTCTTGCCCACCTCTTCAATATCTCCGGTGCGGATACATTNTTGCACGCTGGTGGCGCGCGCAAAGGGCGGCACTTCCCGGGCCGTCAAGTACGGGATGAACGGAACCATGCCAGCAACTGTGAACAGCAATGATGGGTCGGAGGACACCANGGAGGCCGAAGGCACGGNGGTATGTGACTTGCTGGCAANAANATCTACCCAGCGGCGTGCAATGTCGTGCGATTTCATTAGCCTGGTGGCTCCTTCAATAGTTCCAGCGGCAAAAGTGCTTGGATTTACGGCGCCCAATTGACTGCAGTACTTGCGTGAATCAGGACTTCATTAGTTCAGGACGTGCGTGGATCAGCGCATCCATTGCTTACGTGGCGTGTGTAACGTGCCTTAGTGGCGTGCTGACGTGGGTGCCTGGTCAAGACCTAGGGCCAGGCGCAAATCAGTTTCACGCGCATCCATGCTCTCCCGCAGTGCGTCAGCAAAGTCGTGAACGGCATCACTGGCACGGCCAACTGCACGGTTGAGGCCTTCGGGACCAAAGGCACCCTGTGCCGCAGCAATTTTACGGGCAGCTATGACGCCAATGGTGATGCCCACGCCAAGCCAAAATATCTTCTTCATCAATAATGTCCTTCGGGGCTTCTCTATCAACTGTGGCTTCTCTAACAAGAGCAGCTACTTCCACGGGAAAAGTTTTAACGGCTACGCCTAGCGCGGGAGGGTTTCTTGCGGCCCGCAATAGCCTGGCGGACACCGTAGGAAAAGGCGGAAACCTTAATCAGCGGCGAGCCGATGGTTGCAGCAACCAGGGCTGAGAGTGCTGAAATATTGGCGGTGGCATCGGAAACGTTATTGGAGATTCCATCAACCTTGCCAAGCGCTGTGTTCGTTGTGGCCACGGTGGCTGTGACCTCGTCGATGAGCGGGGTGGTACCGTCACCGATTTGCTTGATGGTGGTACGGATTTCATCAAAGACCTTGCCCAGCTTGAAGATCGGTACGGCCAGCAATGCCACAAGGACGGCAAAGANCCCTGCCGCTATCAATCCTGCAATGTCGCCACCACTCATGTGCGTGCCGCCTCAATTCCTTGCTCGTTGGCCCGTGGCCATTGTCCTTAAGCCCCGGCAGCTAACCTTCAGCCTGCGGGGTGCCCGTTGGAAGATGTTTCCCCAAACACCCTAGTCC from Arthrobacter polaris encodes:
- the aroC gene encoding chorismate synthase — protein: MLRWLTAGESHGPALVGIIEGVPAGVELTSAHIQDALARRRLGYGRGARMKFEQDVVTILGGVRHGLXQGGPVAIQIANSEWPKWEAIMSADPVDEAELANQARNAPLTRPRPGHADFTGMQKYAFTEARPVLERASARETATRVALGVVAAQMLAAVGVQLVSHTVQIAGVASPESAALPEFTDVAALDADPLRCFDAQTSAAMVAEVDVAQKQGETLGGVVEVLAYNLPPGLGSYVHWDRRLDSRLAGALMGIQAIKGVEVGDGFATAARRGSAAHDEIVRDADGRIIRTSNRAGGIEGGMSIGDVLRVRAAMKPIATVPRALKTIDVATGEAAKAHHQRSDVCAVPAAGVVAEAMTALVLAEALVEKFGGDSIAETKRNMDSYLAGIPANLDTQRH
- a CDS encoding shikimate dehydrogenase, which produces MGHPIGHSKSPALHNAAYDVLGANFSYRSIDVEMAALPALLAQVRAEGNWYGLSVTMPXXNAAVDLLDELTXVARALGAVNTIIVTNNVLPNNVLPNNDGGSTHLRGDNTDVAGIVNALRYAGVXERPRAAILGGGGTAVSAIAALAHMAAXEIVVYVRNPAKAAGTLEVAAKLHTXRSLEPFVGADQALASFDVVISTLPPHGADALAQTLAGQGGELDGALLLDVAYDXWPSALGQAWXARGXTVVAGIEMLLYQGVEQVKLFTAAGGYGTLATDKEGDVINVMCDALGVRRRXPHEQNMAG
- the mltG gene encoding endolytic transglycosylase MltG — encoded protein: MSDLFRGPRHAPAMMGNIRNQXPSVEDPEHAQNDEYHDQGHPVQDPTEEVHPEEDYTVALPSRRTSRVSKRVRKRRRSVVFFIILIMFAAVVYFAVQAAKPMIAGFQVADYPGPGTGTVQVVVPEGATGRTVASELKSQDVVASEQAFLDALKASKGSGSLQPGSFSMKTQMKAADAVTILXAVSDEKVHYAAVAQNLRXGDTLAVLADSTGIPLNEFQSLAKQPQLFDLPAKAXXLEGYLAXGEYRFPIELDAQGILTEMVTATKKSLSDTGITDPAEQYRVLTIASIIEFEGNAANYAKISGAIENRINNPNGETGGRLESDATVAYGLGLKTYNITAAQXADKSNLYNTFANPGLPVGPIGSXGIKAIEAAAHPEANPYYFWVTVNLKTGETLYAATFAEHQANVAKYVAWCDANPGXCK
- the ruvX gene encoding Holliday junction resolvase RuvX, whose protein sequence is MSERNFPQGVKLGVDVGMVRVGLASCDPDGILATPVKTLSRDLKKNSDVKVVVKEAAXRGAVQIFVGLPRTMKGEEKSSAEMARSYADILVAALQSAGLAVSVHLIDERLTTVSAHQALHEAGMSSREHRKVVDQVAAVGILQHAIDMQXARNANVGQAVRTSEPGVVGTAGTSEHEEVSTISTHTGVPEETIQAP
- the alaS gene encoding alanine--tRNA ligase, which produces MKSHDIARRWVDXXASKSHTXVPSASXVSSDPSLLFTVAGMVPFIPYLTAREVPPFARATSVQXCIRTGDIEEVGKTVRHGTFFQMCGNFSFGDYFKEGAISYAWELLTXTLDQGGYGLPAEKLWVTVYLDDEEALEIWRDKIGVPPERIQXMGKADNYWSTGQPGPAGPCSEIFXDRGPEYGIDGGPAADDTRYIEIWNLVFMQFQRGEGTGKDNFEILGELPKKXIDTGLGLERLAMILQGVENMYETDQVRPVLDKAAEIAGKTYTSTEDPNDPHHIDDVRLRVVADHIRSALMLISDGVSXSNEGRGYVLRRLIRRAVRSMRLLGVESAVLXDLLPVSRDAMKGAYPEVDTDFARIARIAYAEERSFLRTIASGTARLEEAVKESKAANANLSASEAFALHDTYGFPIDLTLEMAAEAGLAVDETGFRALMLEQRQRAQKDAKAKXSGHADLSVFHALLAQGETVFTGYTELEGEGRVRSILSNGTAVAHASTGDEISXILDSTPFYAEAGGQSADTGLITGDGFVVEVLDVQRPIKGLSVHQAIVREGELPADALVRAAVDRERRHAAEQAHTGTHIVHAALHQILGPEALQRGSFNKAGYLRFDFAWGEGLSTATRSEIEEVANIAIRNNYRVDTKVMDLDAAKALGATALFGENYGAEVRVVEIDGAWSRELCGGTHVASTSNIGSLTLXGEQSVGSGNRRVEAFVGMDAFRHLAAERALVNQLTDMLKVPSNLLQERVAATLAKLKSAEKELERLRKEQLGAVAATLAGTAVDTNGVRVIAHDAGEVASADDLRALALDLRERLGAAASTIAVAGASNGRPIILILTNEAARDAGIRAGNLVKLASGILGGGGGGKADMAQGGGTDVNAIGGALAAVSDAVKNRP
- a CDS encoding DUF948 domain-containing protein, coding for MSGGDIAGLIAAGXFAVLVALLAVPIFKLGKVFDEIRTTIKQIGDGTTPLIDEVTATVATTNTALGKVDGISNNVSDATANISALSALVAATIGSPLIKVSAFSYGVRQAIAGRKKPSRARRSR